Proteins found in one Amycolatopsis umgeniensis genomic segment:
- a CDS encoding polyprenol monophosphomannose synthase, whose protein sequence is MAQAPRGAQGIDPVLVVVPTYNERENIGPILERLLKALPDVNALVVDDGSPDGTGDVADELAKADERIQVMHRTEKAGLGAAYVAGFRWGLARDYATIVEMDADGSHAPEDLPRVLAALEDADLSIGSRYVPGGSTVNWPFQRKALSWVANFYARVALGTKINDITAGFRAYRRTVLEKLPLDEIASRGYCFQIDLAFRTALAGFEVVEVPITFTEREVGQSKMSGSVVREAIVLVGMWGIKRRWQQLRGLVKKG, encoded by the coding sequence ATGGCGCAGGCGCCACGGGGGGCCCAGGGGATCGACCCGGTGCTGGTGGTGGTCCCGACGTACAACGAGCGGGAGAACATCGGCCCGATCCTGGAACGTCTGCTCAAGGCACTCCCGGACGTGAACGCCCTCGTCGTCGACGACGGCAGCCCTGACGGGACCGGCGACGTCGCCGACGAGCTCGCGAAGGCCGACGAGCGGATCCAGGTCATGCACCGGACCGAGAAGGCCGGTCTGGGCGCCGCGTACGTCGCCGGGTTCCGTTGGGGACTCGCCCGTGACTACGCCACCATCGTCGAGATGGACGCCGACGGTTCGCACGCGCCGGAGGATCTGCCCCGGGTGCTGGCGGCGCTCGAGGACGCGGACCTGTCGATCGGCTCCCGCTACGTTCCCGGCGGCAGCACGGTGAACTGGCCGTTCCAGCGCAAGGCGCTGTCCTGGGTCGCGAACTTCTACGCGAGGGTCGCGCTCGGCACCAAGATCAACGACATCACCGCCGGCTTCCGCGCGTACCGCCGCACGGTGCTGGAGAAGCTCCCGCTCGACGAGATCGCCTCGCGCGGCTACTGCTTCCAGATCGACCTGGCTTTCCGCACCGCGCTCGCCGGGTTCGAGGTGGTCGAAGTGCCGATCACCTTCACCGAACGTGAGGTCGGTCAGTCGAAGATGAGCGGTTCGGTCGTGCGCGAGGCGATCGTCCTGGTCGGCATGTGGGGGATCAAGCGTCGCTGGCAGCAGCTTCGCGGGCTGGTCAAGAAGGGCTGA
- the lnt gene encoding apolipoprotein N-acyltransferase: MSSTVTNPAPEADRRKRFSRAWLLRFLVAAASGFTLYLSFAPRPLWWLAPLAFTGFALVVHGRRFRGAFGYGFVFGMAFFLPLLTWLLDFLGPDFGPWPWLGLAMALSVYLGFGGAFATVVWRLPLGPLWAALVIIGMETPRTWFPFGGFPWGRVAFSQPEGAFVSLASIGGAPLVGLAVVLTGFGLAALCLRLKGADPARSLVATSALTLVPVVAGLAVWPTIGTEAQDGELTVATVQGNAPDIGLALEGRRDELRNNHLAESARLLEKLKADNTKVDLLVWPETAMAMRTGDPGVDQMVRDFGKQAIIGALVRLPDGSAQNSALVWDPVTGPGQRYAKQQLVPFGEYVPARELAKLVTPFVDSVANMTPGDGANSALSVAGTKVGVFICYETAFDYPARESVDNGAELLVVPTNNAWYGPGEMSYQQLAMSRLRAVEHGRAVIVSATSGVSAIVAPDGSITASTSLFTADSLVGRVPLRQQTTLSDLLGVTTEYGLLALAIAGVTGGYVLRVRTRRASAAKATREAAG; encoded by the coding sequence GTGTCCTCGACCGTGACGAACCCGGCTCCCGAAGCGGACAGGCGAAAGCGGTTCTCCCGCGCCTGGCTCCTGCGTTTCCTCGTCGCCGCGGCGTCGGGTTTCACGCTGTACCTGAGTTTCGCGCCACGGCCACTGTGGTGGCTCGCACCGCTGGCGTTCACCGGTTTCGCGCTGGTGGTGCACGGACGCCGGTTCCGCGGCGCGTTCGGCTACGGGTTCGTGTTCGGGATGGCGTTCTTCCTGCCGCTGCTGACCTGGCTGCTGGACTTCCTCGGACCGGACTTCGGACCGTGGCCGTGGCTCGGGCTGGCGATGGCGCTGTCGGTGTATCTCGGCTTCGGCGGCGCGTTCGCCACCGTGGTGTGGAGGCTGCCGCTCGGACCGCTGTGGGCGGCGCTGGTGATCATCGGGATGGAGACACCGCGCACCTGGTTCCCCTTCGGCGGGTTCCCGTGGGGCCGCGTGGCGTTCAGCCAGCCCGAGGGTGCTTTCGTCTCGCTGGCCTCGATCGGTGGCGCTCCGCTGGTCGGTCTCGCGGTCGTGCTGACCGGTTTCGGACTCGCGGCACTGTGCCTGCGGCTCAAGGGAGCCGATCCCGCTCGCTCGCTGGTCGCCACGTCGGCGTTGACGCTCGTACCGGTGGTCGCGGGCCTCGCGGTGTGGCCGACGATCGGCACCGAGGCCCAGGACGGTGAACTCACCGTCGCCACGGTGCAGGGCAACGCGCCCGACATCGGGCTGGCGCTGGAAGGCCGCCGCGACGAGCTCCGGAACAACCACCTCGCCGAGAGTGCCCGGCTGCTCGAGAAACTCAAGGCGGACAACACGAAGGTCGACCTGCTGGTCTGGCCCGAGACCGCGATGGCCATGCGCACCGGTGACCCCGGCGTCGACCAGATGGTCCGCGACTTCGGCAAGCAGGCCATCATCGGCGCGCTGGTCCGGCTGCCGGACGGTTCGGCGCAGAACTCCGCGCTCGTCTGGGATCCGGTCACCGGCCCCGGCCAGCGCTACGCCAAACAGCAGCTCGTCCCGTTCGGCGAGTACGTCCCCGCCCGCGAGCTCGCGAAGCTGGTGACCCCGTTCGTCGACAGCGTCGCGAACATGACACCGGGTGACGGCGCCAACTCGGCGCTGTCGGTCGCGGGAACCAAGGTCGGGGTCTTCATCTGCTACGAGACCGCGTTCGACTACCCGGCCCGGGAGTCGGTCGACAACGGCGCCGAACTGCTCGTCGTGCCGACCAACAACGCCTGGTACGGACCGGGGGAGATGAGCTACCAGCAGTTGGCGATGTCACGGCTGCGGGCGGTCGAACACGGCCGCGCTGTGATCGTCTCCGCTACCAGTGGGGTGAGCGCTATCGTCGCGCCCGACGGTTCGATCACGGCCTCTACCAGCCTGTTCACCGCAGATTCCCTGGTGGGGCGCGTGCCGCTGAGGCAGCAGACTACGCTGTCGGATCTACTCGGTGTGACGACGGAGTACGGGCTGCTGGCCCTGGCGATCGCCGGGGTTACCGGCGGGTACGTGCTTCGTGTCCGCACCCGGCGCGCGAGCGCCGCCAAGGCAACGAGGGAAGCGGCGGGCTGA
- a CDS encoding DeoR/GlpR family DNA-binding transcription regulator, whose translation MLAAQRRDLLLERLKTEGRIVAKDLAAELGISEDSIRRDLRELAEAGLCQRVYGGALPVSPATADYATRMAVSIAGKERIAKRAAALIRLGSTVILDGGTTALALAKALPVDLEATIVTHSPTVASALVTHPKVEVFLIGGRLFKHSAVTCGATAAEAAMGVNADLFFLGVTGVHPETGLTTGDSDEAAMKRTLAKRAADTYVLASSEKIGAASPFTVLPLSDVAGVITDAAPDEPTVKELGKLGVSVLGVSPS comes from the coding sequence ATGCTCGCTGCGCAACGTCGAGACCTGTTGCTGGAACGGTTGAAGACCGAAGGCCGGATCGTGGCCAAGGACCTCGCCGCCGAACTCGGCATATCAGAGGACAGTATTCGCCGTGACCTGCGAGAACTCGCGGAAGCCGGGCTCTGTCAGCGGGTATACGGCGGAGCCTTGCCGGTCTCCCCGGCCACCGCGGACTACGCGACGCGGATGGCGGTCAGTATCGCGGGCAAGGAACGCATCGCGAAACGTGCAGCAGCGTTGATCCGGCTGGGGTCGACCGTCATCCTCGACGGCGGGACGACCGCGCTCGCGCTGGCGAAGGCACTTCCGGTCGACCTCGAAGCGACGATCGTCACGCACAGCCCCACCGTCGCGTCGGCCCTCGTGACCCATCCGAAGGTCGAGGTGTTCCTGATCGGGGGGCGGCTCTTCAAACACTCCGCCGTCACGTGCGGCGCGACCGCGGCGGAGGCGGCGATGGGCGTCAACGCCGATCTGTTCTTCCTCGGCGTCACCGGTGTGCACCCCGAAACCGGGCTCACCACCGGCGACTCCGACGAGGCCGCCATGAAACGCACGCTCGCCAAACGCGCCGCCGACACCTACGTGCTGGCCAGCTCCGAGAAGATCGGCGCGGCCTCGCCGTTCACCGTGCTCCCCCTGTCCGACGTCGCGGGTGTGATCACCGACGCGGCGCCGGACGAACCGACGGTGAAGGAACTGGGGAAGCTCGGCGTGAGCGTGCTGGGGGTCAGCCCTTCTTGA
- a CDS encoding LysR family transcriptional regulator → MIEVGALRALRSVAALGTLARAADELGFTASAVSQQLKRLERQIGTPVLAPAGRGVVLTPAGQAVVDSSLEVFQALERCAEAAQSVAEGAPRGVLRVAAFSTAIRGLLAPVHPRLLTRYPDLRLHISEQDPGQALHSVEAGTADLALLHDADGLLVPLSPALTRRLVHTDLGDVVMAGTHPLARAESPLDGADLAGHAWVTSPPGTVCHQWFRRLFAGLPEEPDVRHLVDDFSTQLSLVASGEVLALIPRLARPPLSEGLVARPLRRPPTREVHAAWRRSAEASPAIQAVLAEL, encoded by the coding sequence ATGATCGAGGTCGGGGCTTTACGGGCGCTGCGGTCGGTGGCCGCTCTCGGGACGCTCGCGCGGGCGGCGGACGAGCTGGGGTTCACGGCGTCCGCGGTGTCGCAGCAGCTCAAGCGGCTGGAGCGGCAGATCGGGACGCCCGTCCTCGCCCCGGCGGGTCGTGGAGTCGTGCTCACTCCCGCCGGTCAGGCCGTCGTCGATTCCTCGCTGGAGGTGTTCCAGGCGCTCGAGCGCTGCGCCGAGGCCGCCCAGTCGGTCGCGGAGGGCGCGCCGCGCGGTGTCCTGCGGGTGGCCGCGTTCTCGACCGCCATCCGCGGTTTGCTCGCGCCTGTCCATCCACGGCTGCTGACGCGCTACCCCGATCTTCGCCTGCACATCTCCGAGCAGGATCCCGGTCAGGCCCTGCACAGTGTCGAGGCCGGGACCGCCGATCTCGCGCTCCTCCACGACGCCGACGGCCTGCTCGTCCCGCTGTCGCCCGCCTTGACCCGGCGCCTGGTGCACACCGACCTCGGCGACGTCGTCATGGCCGGAACCCATCCGCTGGCGCGCGCCGAGTCTCCGCTGGACGGGGCGGACCTTGCCGGGCACGCGTGGGTGACCAGCCCGCCGGGGACGGTCTGTCATCAGTGGTTCCGGCGCCTGTTCGCCGGCCTGCCCGAGGAGCCCGACGTGCGGCATCTGGTGGACGACTTCTCCACGCAGCTGTCGCTGGTCGCCTCGGGTGAGGTCCTGGCGCTGATCCCGCGACTGGCACGCCCGCCCCTGAGCGAAGGACTCGTCGCCAGGCCGCTGCGGCGCCCGCCGACGCGCGAGGTGCACGCGGCGTGGCGCCGCAGCGCCGAAGCCAGTCCGGCGATCCAGGCGGTGCTCGCGGAGCTCTAA
- a CDS encoding DUF4406 domain-containing protein, giving the protein MTKPLMILIAGPFRSGTGDDPELLARNLARLEEAAWPIFRSGHVPMIGEWVALPVLRGAGGKTVADPVAKEVMYPTADRLLHHCDAVLRLPGESTGADQDVAIALSRGLAVYHRVEDIPGYQAA; this is encoded by the coding sequence ATGACCAAACCTCTGATGATCCTCATCGCCGGCCCGTTCCGCTCCGGCACCGGCGACGACCCCGAACTCCTCGCCCGCAACCTCGCCCGGCTCGAAGAGGCCGCCTGGCCGATCTTCCGCAGCGGGCACGTGCCGATGATCGGCGAGTGGGTCGCGCTCCCGGTGCTGCGCGGCGCGGGTGGGAAGACCGTGGCCGACCCGGTCGCCAAAGAGGTCATGTACCCGACGGCCGACAGGCTGCTGCACCACTGTGACGCCGTCCTGCGCCTGCCGGGGGAGTCCACCGGAGCCGACCAAGACGTCGCGATCGCGCTGTCCCGCGGCCTGGCGGTGTACCACCGCGTCGAGGACATTCCCGGGTACCAAGCCGCTTAG